From Sceloporus undulatus isolate JIND9_A2432 ecotype Alabama chromosome 6, SceUnd_v1.1, whole genome shotgun sequence, one genomic window encodes:
- the LOC121935580 gene encoding LOW QUALITY PROTEIN: 7-alpha-hydroxycholest-4-en-3-one 12-alpha-hydroxylase-like (The sequence of the model RefSeq protein was modified relative to this genomic sequence to represent the inferred CDS: inserted 2 bases in 1 codon) — protein sequence MNFWETLLCAFLASLLALILGGLHTIGAFRKRRPKEPPLDKGFIPWIGHGIQFRKSPLELLQRMRKKHGDIFTVLVGGNYINFVLDPHTYAPLMKEPKEKLDFETFTSMVVHNAFGIQSTQAYHHIVKKFSQKYLSGKYLAVLNQIMMEKLQLVMLNRQDLGEGRRSWQQEGLFHFSYKTIFQAGFLTLFGTEAEKERESKGNSVQSQLAQCAELFECFKKFDHFFPQLAVSLLNPAEEKEARRLQSILWDILSIEKLYQRDNINSWVVEQDQQMAKNGMPEKMRTQFLLLLLWASQANTGPATFWILVHLLKDPEAMKAVKEEVDRVIKETFQEVKPGSPFLSLSLDTIKIRDSAIEETLRLKANSFXLQKCHERTDVKMGDGREYTLRKGDSLFPFIALHMDPEVYPNPQSFKYDRFINPDGTRKKFFRNGKQLKNHLLPFGAGTMVCPGRYFAVSEMRMFVILMLIYFDMKLVNADEDIPPMDEERCGFGNAKPSHDIQFRLLYLTRLL from the exons ATGAATTTCTGGGAGACTCTGCTCTGTGCTTTCCTTGCCTCCCTTCTCGCTCTCATACTTGGAGGTCTTCACACGATTGGAGCATTTCGCAAGAGGAGACCCAAGGAACCTCCGCTGGATAAAGGATTCATTCCTTGGATAGGCCATGGCATACAATTCAGGAAGAGTCCTTTGGAGCTTTTACAAAGGATGCGGAAGAAACATGGAGACATATTCACAGTCTTGGTTGGTGGCAATTACATCAATTTTGTGCTCGACCCACACACTTATGCACCTCTAATGAAGGAACCTAAAGAAAAACTGGATTTTGAAACATTCACTTCGATGGTCGTTCATAATGCATTTGGTATTCAGTCCACACAAGCTTATCACCACATTGTCAAAAAATTTAGCCAGAAATATCTCAGCGGCAAGTATCTCGCTGTCTTGAACCAAATTATGATGGAGAAGTTGCAGCTTGTGATGCTTAATAGACAGGATTTGGGTGAAGGACGAAGATCTTGGCAGCAGGAAGGACTCTTTCATTTCAGCTACAAAACCATTTTCCAAGCTGGTTTTCTCACTCTGTTTGGCAccgaggcagagaaagagagagaaagcaaaggaaattcAGTCCAGAGTCAACTTGCACAATGTGCAGAGCTAtttgaatgctttaaaaaatttGACCATTTCTTTCCCCAACTGGCTGTCAGTTTGCTGAATcctgcagaggagaaggaggccaggaGATTACAAAGCATCTTGTGGGATATTCTGTCCATAGAAAAGCTGTATCAGAGGGACAACATCAACAGCTGGGTTGTGGAGCAGGATCAGCAGATGGCTAAGAATGGAATGCCAGAAAAGATGAGGACCCAGTTCCTGCTGTTGCTTCTCTGGGCATCACAGGCTAACACTGGTCCTGCTACATTCTGGATTCTTGTGCACCTCTTAAAAGATCCAGAAGCAATGAAGGCAGTAAAGGAAGAAGTGGACAGAGTAATAAAGGAGACCTTTCAGGAGGTGAAGCCCGGCAGCCCCTTCCTCAGTCTGTCTCTGGATACCATCAAGATTCGGGACAGTGCAATAGAGGAAACACTGCGCTTGAAAGCAAATTCTTT TCTTCAGAAGTGTCATGAAAGAACAGATGTTAAGATGGGTGATGGCAGGGAATACACTTTACGGAAAGGGGATTCCCTCTTCCCTTTCATAGCCTTGCATATGGATCCAGAAGTCTACCCGAATCCTCAGTCATTCAAATATGACAGATTTATAAACCCAGATGGCACCAGAAAAAAATTCTTTAGGAATGGAAAACAGCTGAAGAATCACCTTTTACCATTTGGTGCAGGAACCATGGTGTGCCCCGGGCGATATTTTGCTGTCAGCGAAATGAGAATGTTTGTGATCCTGATGCTCATCTACTTTGACATGAAACTGGTTAACGCAGATGAGGATATACCACCAATGGATGAGGAGCGCTGTGGCTTTGGAAATGCCAAGCCTTCCCATGATATCCAGTTCAG ATTGCTCTACCTgacaaggttgttgtga